From Verrucomicrobiota bacterium:
GGGCCAGTTCGATTTTGTCTGGGGCGAGGACGCCTGGTGTTACGTGGAGGATAAAAAGCGCCTGATTGCCGAGGCGGCCCGACTCGTGCGCCCCGGCGGCACCATCGCCTTCACCGATTGGTGCGAAGGTCCCACGCGCATGACGTCGGAAGAAGCCGCGCGTTACCTCGGCTTCATGAAGTTCCCCAATGTGCTGACGCTGCCGGAATACAGCGCGCTGCTCGAAGCCAACGGCTGCACCGTGGCCCTCGCCGAGGATACCGGGCGCTTCCCGAAATACGTGCCGCTGTATCTGAGCATGATCGAGCAGCAGCTCACGTACGACGCGCTCAAGATCATCAATTTCGACACCGCCCTCGCCGGGGCGTTGACGGGCGAGATGCGCTTCATGCAATCGCTGGCCGAAGCGGGCAAAATCATCCAGGGCATCCTCGTCGCAAAAAAGACCTGATTCTTGGACGTACTGCTTACCAGCCCCTGGCTTCCCGCCGAATGGATCGCCGCGCATGATCTCGCGCCGCGCGGCGTGTGGGCGCTGAACCCGCCGGAGGCCGTCGCCCTCAAGGCGGGCGTCTGCGCCTTTGCGCAGGGGGCGCTGCAATGGGCCGGGGCCGGCGCGGAGGGCGCCGCCGTCTTTGCCTCCTCCTGCGATCAACTGCGGCGCGCCGCCGATGAAGTCGCCGCGCGGAACGCGGCCCGCACCTTTCTATTTAACCTGCCCGCCACCTGGCAGACCGCCGCCGCCCGCCAAATGTATCGCGCGGAAGTCGCGCGCCTGGGTCGGTTCCTCGTCGCGCTCGGCGGTTCCGCGCCGACGCCGGAAAAACTGGCGCAAACCTTCGCCGCCTATCAGCGCGCGCGCCAGCAACTGCTCGCCGCTCAACCCGCTTGCGCCGCCCGCGCCTGGGCCGAAGCCGTGGTGCGCTTTCACGCGGGCGACCCCGTGAACGCGCTGGAACCCTCCGCCCCCGCCGATCCCCGGCGCGCCGCTGCGGGCGTACCCGTGGCGTTGGTGGGCGGGCCGATGCTGCCCGCCTATTTCAACCTGCTCGACGCGCTGGAGGCCGCGGGCGGGCGCGTGGTGCTCAACGCCACCGAGGCCGGCGAACGCAGCCTGCTCGCGCCTGCTCCGGCGGACGCGCCTGTGCTTTCCCGCGACGCCCTGGCCGATTTTTACCTGGACCGCTGCGCCGATGTCTTTCAGCGCCCCAACACCCGCCTCTACGCGTGGTTGCGCGAGCGCCTCGCCGCCCGCGCCGTGCGCGGCCTCGTGTTGTGGAGCTACTTTGCCTGCGACCTCTGGCGCGCCGAACTCCAGAGCCTGCGCGAGGCCTTCGACCTCCCCGTGCTGCTCATCGAGCCCGACGCCATGCACGGCGATTCCCCGCGCCTGCATACGCGGCTCCAGGCCTTCGTGGAGATGCTGCAATGAACGCCGCGCCGCGCCAGATTTCCCTGCCGGAATGGGACGCCCGCCACGCGGACCTGGTTCGCCAGGGCTTGCGCGAGCCGTGCTACGGCGGCCCCCTCGGGCGTCACCTCGCTGCCGAGGGCGACCTGCGCCTGCGCCATTTGCGCTTCGATAATTCGGCGGCGGCCTTGCGCCTTTGGAATTTTCTGCTCACCGAGAACCAGCGGCTCCACGCGGCCCGCCAAAGCGGCGAACTCATCGTCGGCACCATGAAAGACCTTGGCACCGTGCCCGTGATGGCGTACGCGCTGCCCCGCGTGCGCGCGTTCTATCCCGACGGCGCGTGGTGGACTCCCTGCCTCATGGAATGCAGCGATGGCCTCTTGCAACAGGCCGAACGCTGCGGTATTGACGCCGCGTTCTGTCCCGTGCGCGCGATGCTCCCGGCGTTCGTGCACGGCGGGCATTTCCCGATCCCGGACCTCCTGATTTGCAGCGCGGGTGCCGTCTGCGATGATTTCACCGCCATTGCCCAGCGCCTGGAGCATCTGGGCTTCCCGATCTCCTGGTGGGAAATCCCCCGCCGCCGCGCGCCCGATCCCGGCGAGCCCGCCTGCCTCCTGCCCGGCGGATTCCTCGCCCCGCAGACCCAGGTGGACTGCGTGCGCGGGGAATTCCAGCGCCTGGCCGCGCTATTGGGGCAGCGCGCCGGGCAACCCCTCGATGACGCCGCGCTGGCCAACGGCATCCGCCAGGCCAACGTCATTCGGCGCTTGTTGGCCCGCCTGCGGCAGACCGTCCATGCCGGCGCGGGCGCGGCGCTGCCCGCCCTCGAAATGCTGATCGCCGAGATGCTCGCCATCCACTTCTGCTCCGATCGCCTCGAAACCGAAGCCGTCCTGACCGATCTGCTGCGCGAAGCCGAGCGCCGCGCCGCCGCTGGACACTATGCGATTGCGTCGGGTGCGGCCCGCGTCTATTGGGTGAACCCCGTTGCGGATTTGCGCCTCATGAATTGCCTGGAAGAACTGGGCGGCCGCATCTGCGGCA
This genomic window contains:
- a CDS encoding methyltransferase domain-containing protein yields the protein MLSNPNAHLSDVQSVYAGAEGRLWELIMGEQIHIGGFQSSLDLAMRAQLSAGQQGVDLCCALGAGMRALVRFCKVARMTGVDATPAMLEKAGQRCAQEGLAAQMTFVQADVCATGLPAGQFDFVWGEDAWCYVEDKKRLIAEAARLVRPGGTIAFTDWCEGPTRMTSEEAARYLGFMKFPNVLTLPEYSALLEANGCTVALAEDTGRFPKYVPLYLSMIEQQLTYDALKIINFDTALAGALTGEMRFMQSLAEAGKIIQGILVAKKT
- a CDS encoding 2-hydroxyacyl-CoA dehydratase family protein; translation: MDVLLTSPWLPAEWIAAHDLAPRGVWALNPPEAVALKAGVCAFAQGALQWAGAGAEGAAVFASSCDQLRRAADEVAARNAARTFLFNLPATWQTAAARQMYRAEVARLGRFLVALGGSAPTPEKLAQTFAAYQRARQQLLAAQPACAARAWAEAVVRFHAGDPVNALEPSAPADPRRAAAGVPVALVGGPMLPAYFNLLDALEAAGGRVVLNATEAGERSLLAPAPADAPVLSRDALADFYLDRCADVFQRPNTRLYAWLRERLAARAVRGLVLWSYFACDLWRAELQSLREAFDLPVLLIEPDAMHGDSPRLHTRLQAFVEMLQ
- a CDS encoding 2-hydroxyacyl-CoA dehydratase family protein — its product is MNAAPRQISLPEWDARHADLVRQGLREPCYGGPLGRHLAAEGDLRLRHLRFDNSAAALRLWNFLLTENQRLHAARQSGELIVGTMKDLGTVPVMAYALPRVRAFYPDGAWWTPCLMECSDGLLQQAERCGIDAAFCPVRAMLPAFVHGGHFPIPDLLICSAGAVCDDFTAIAQRLEHLGFPISWWEIPRRRAPDPGEPACLLPGGFLAPQTQVDCVRGEFQRLAALLGQRAGQPLDDAALANGIRQANVIRRLLARLRQTVHAGAGAALPALEMLIAEMLAIHFCSDRLETEAVLTDLLREAERRAAAGHYAIASGAARVYWVNPVADLRLMNCLEELGGRICGTEYMFTHALDVIPEDLPPLEALARTTLADPMIGSAADRARRILAECRAARAEALVIARIPGASHCAREGEIIAACVQRELGIPCLELEIPPVADALLQTLKTRLQALIETCHTRRS